A region of Sugiyamaella lignohabitans strain CBS 10342 chromosome A, complete sequence DNA encodes the following proteins:
- the GCV3 gene encoding glycine decarboxylase subunit H (H subunit of the mitochondrial glycine decarboxylase complex; glycine decarboxylase is required for the catabolism of glycine to 5,10-methylene-THF; also required for all protein lipoylation; expression is regulated by levels of 5,10-methylene-THF; GO_component: GO:0005960 - glycine cleavage complex [Evidence IEA]; GO_component: GO:0005960 - glycine cleavage complex [Evidence ISA] [PMID 9020168]; GO_component: GO:0005739 - mitochondrion [Evidence IEA,IEA]; GO_component: GO:0005739 - mitochondrion [Evidence IDA] [PMID 14576278]; GO_component: GO:0005739 - mitochondrion [Evidence IDA] [PMID 16823961]; GO_component: GO:0005739 - mitochondrion [Evidence IDA] [PMID 19570983]; GO_function: GO:0004375 - glycine dehydrogenase (decarboxylating) activity [Evidence IMP,ISA] [PMID 9020168]; GO_process: GO:0006546 - glycine catabolic process [Evidence IEA]; GO_process: GO:0006546 - glycine catabolic process [Evidence IMP] [PMID 9020168]; GO_process: GO:0019464 - glycine decarboxylation via glycine cleavage system [Evidence IEA]; GO_process: GO:0006730 - one-carbon metabolic process [Evidence IGI] [PMID 10871621]; GO_process: GO:0009249 - protein lipoylation [Evidence IMP] [PMID 19570983]), translated as MFTRSIFRQASAAARIASPAMAMARPAVATRSFMPAAFRFYSVKNTLTEGSPALAYASEKPLVRYTEEHEWIALHKDNVAFIGITKYAADALGDATYIEVSDVGEEIEPNGSLGSVESVKSASDLYSPVTGEIIEKNEGLIENPTIVNKDPLGDGWFVKLKVSAPEEVEGLMDIEAYEEFIKSD; from the coding sequence ATGTTTACTCGATCCATTTTCCGTCaagcttctgctgctgccagaatTGCTTCACCTGCTATGGCCATGGCCAGACCAGCTGTTGCTACTCGTTCGTTTATGCCTGCTGCCTTTAGATTCTACTCTGTTAAGAACACCTTGACTGAGGGATCTCCTGCCTTGGCCTATGCTTCTGAGAAGCCTCTTGTTAGATATACTGAGGAGCACGAGTGGATTGCCCTCCACAAAGACAATGTTGCTTTCATTGGAATCACAAAATACGCTGCTGATGCTCTTGGTGACGCTACCTATATTGAGGTGTCTGATGTCGGTGAGGAGATTGAGCCCAATGGATCGCTTGGATCTGTTGAGAGTGTCAAATCCGCCAGTGATCTTTACTCACCCGTGACTGGTGAGATCATTGAGAAGAACGAGGGTCTCATTGAGAACCCCACTATTGTTAACAAGGATCCTCTTGGTGACGGTTGGTTTGTCAAGCTCAAGGTCAGTGCTCCTGAGGAGGTTGAGGGACTCATGGACATTGAGGCCTATGAGGAGTTCATCAAGTCTGATTAA
- a CDS encoding bifunctional fructose-2,6-bisphosphate 2-phosphatase/6-phosphofructo-2-kinase (Similar to 6-phosphofructo-2-kinase enzymes; mRNA expression is repressed by the Rfx1p-Tup1p-Ssn6p repressor complex; YLR345W is not an essential gene; GO_component: GO:0005737 - cytoplasm [Evidence IEA,IEA]; GO_component: GO:0005737 - cytoplasm [Evidence IDA] [PMID 14562095]; GO_function: GO:0003873 - 6-phosphofructo-2-kinase activity [Evidence IEA,IEA]; GO_function: GO:0003873 - 6-phosphofructo-2-kinase activity [Evidence NAS] [PMID 15494396]; GO_function: GO:0005524 - ATP binding [Evidence IEA,IEA]; GO_function: GO:0003824 - catalytic activity [Evidence IEA,IEA]; GO_function: GO:0004331 - fructose-2,6-bisphosphate 2-phosphatase activity [Evidence IEA,IEA]; GO_function: GO:0016787 - hydrolase activity [Evidence IEA]; GO_function: GO:0016301 - kinase activity [Evidence IEA]; GO_function: GO:0000166 - nucleotide binding [Evidence IEA]; GO_function: GO:0016740 - transferase activity [Evidence IEA]; GO_process: GO:0046835 - carbohydrate phosphorylation [Evidence IEA,IEA]; GO_process: GO:0016311 - dephosphorylation [Evidence IEA,IEA]; GO_process: GO:0006003 - fructose 2,6-bisphosphate metabolic process [Evidence IEA]; GO_process: GO:0006003 - fructose 2,6-bisphosphate metabolic process [Evidence NAS] [PMID 15494396]; GO_process: GO:0006000 - fructose metabolic process [Evidence IEA]; GO_process: GO:0008152 - metabolic process [Evidence IEA]; GO_process: GO:0016310 - phosphorylation [Evidence IEA]; GO_process: GO:0006110 - regulation of glycolytic process [Evidence NAS] [PMID 15494396]): MSSNLPDTFHDSDSDSDSNSNSHGSTKSSTYESGKDNVTGVTSTPPRKPIELTVSTVGVSGTPGSGTTFTVPISPSATSPASGRSASSPTVTNKPSFNDLSSGLGGISIASTAGSRVGGGTTGTGDSGNINRSKLDPVPSFTILPQKKTTRRNSDVDAIHRSLPKSHVSPAQLYSTDSGHLYHAGKLCIVLVGLPARGKTHHAVALTRYLRWLGVKTHAFHLGDYRRKLTPKDFRVPDDYFMPNASKETKAFRQKVEAACLADMFKFYDEENGQVVIYDAVNGTSAKRRALAKTMTDRNVGVLFVECFFTDKNLVARNVRDVKISSPDYQGMDPDEAVKHYLRRIELRIPDYETMTETELTYVKLVNVSERFIINYGERHLGYLFNRIIFFLMNSRIKVGSVFFARAGSGNASNEEDDYKSDGHLSGKGEEYAEKLKETLWAHIDERRLKLAQISAPDLALDKKLQRQARVAHEVLRSSMSSGTGTDFMENISPPVTSGTSTPNSSADARAISTIRADALNFQDKSNVTVWCSTRLRTVQTAERFAQEGNKTIQRSLLNQLNPGVAGGLTEAGLKEEFPYEYLRHQQDPYHHRYPRAESYQDVAVRLESLILEMERTQGDLLIICHETVLRVLYGYLMACSVEDIPFLRFPRNEIVEIVPNAYINQGNRITIPNVDP; this comes from the coding sequence ATGTCATCCAACCTCCCTGATACTTTCCACGACTCGGACTCGGATTCAGACTCCAACTCAAACAGTCATGGAAGTACAAAGTCATCTACTTATGAAAGTGGCAAAGACAATGTAACTGGCGTGACGTCTACTCCCCCTCGCAAGCCAATTGAACTGACTGTTTCTACAGTCGGTGTATCTGGAACTCCTGGTAGTGGCACTACTTTCACCGTACCAATATCACCTTCTGCtacatcaccagcatcaggaAGATCTGCTTCGTCTCCAACTGTCACTAATAAACCATCATTCAACGACCTTTCAAGTGGTCTGGGTGGTATTTCTATAGCTTCTACGGCAGGATCTCgagttggtggtggtactACTGGTACAGGAGATTCCGGAAACATAAACCGATCCAAACTTGATCCTGTTCCATCTTTTACGATTCTTCCTCAAAAGAAGACCACTCGTCGTAATTCAGACGTGGATGCAATTCACCGATCGTTGCCCAAGTCGCACGTTTCACCAGCTCAACTCTACTCTACAGACTCGGGTCATTTATACCACGCAGGTAAACTGTGTATTGTATTAGTGGGTCTTCCAGCCCGTGGTAAAACCCATCACGCAGTAGCATTGACAAGATATCTTCGTTGGTTGGGTGTCAAGACCCATGCGTTCCATTTAGGCGACTATCGTAGAAAGCTGACCCCCAAGGATTTCCGGGTTCCAGACGACTATTTCATGCCCAATGCATCCAAAGAAACCAAGGCTTTTAGACAAAAGGTTGAAGCAGCCTGTCTAGCTGATATGTTCAAGTTCTATGATGAGGAGAACGGCCAAGTTGTTATTTACGATGCAGTGAATGGTACTTCTGCCAAACGTAGAGCGTTGGCCAAGACCATGACAGACCGTAATGTTggtgttttgtttgttgaatGTTTTTTCACCGACAAGAATCTTGTGGCAAGAAATGTTCGAGACGTCAAGATATCGTCTCCCGATTACCAAGGAATGGATCCCGACGAGGCTGTTAAACATTACTTGCGAAGAATTGAGCTTCGTATTCCGGATTATGAAACAATGACAGAGACTGAGTTGACGTATGTCAAGCTAGTCAATGTGTCAGAACGGTTCATTATCAACTATGGAGAACGACACTTGGGATATTTATTCAACCGGATTATATTCTTCTTGATGAACTCACGAATCAAGGTGGGTAGTGTATTCTTTGCCCGTGCTGGATCTGGAAATGCCtctaatgaagaagatgattaTAAATCAGATGGCCATTTATCTGGAAAAGGTGAGGAGTATGCCGAAAAGCTGAAAGAGACATTGTGGGCACATATTGACGAACGTCGACTCAAACTTGCACAAATCTCAGCCCCTGATCTGGCACTGGATAAGAAATTGCAACGACAAGCTCGAGTAGCACATGAAGTGTTGCGGTCGTCAATGTCTTCTGGAACAGGAACTGATTTTATGGAGAATATTTCACCGCCTGTCACTTCAGGTACTTCGACACCCAATTCATCGGCCGACGCAAGAGCTATCTCGACCATTAGAGCCGATGCCCTGAATTTCCAAGATAAGTCCAACGTGACAGTCTGGTGTTCGACAAGACTTCGAACAGTACAAACTGCCGAGCGGTTTGCACAAGAAGGCAATAAAACTATTCAACGCAGTCTCCTCAATCAACTGAACCCCGGTGTCGCTGGTGGGCTCACTGAGGCCGGATTAAAAGAAGAGTTCCCTTACGAGTATCTTCGACACCAGCAAGACCCGTATCACCACCGCTACCCTCGAGCCGAATCGTATCAAGACGTGGCAGTTCGTCTCGAAAGTCTCATCCTAGAGATGGAACGCACCCAGGGAGACCTCCTCATAATATGCCACGAAACTGTACTCCGTGTTCTCTACGGCTATCTCATGGCCTGCTCGGTGGAAGACATCCCTTTCCTACGGTTCCCCCGCAACGAAATCGTCGAAATCGTGCCCAACGCATACATCAACCAGGGCAACCGTATCACGATCCCCAACGTTGACCCTTAG